A region from the Cystobacter ferrugineus genome encodes:
- a CDS encoding FAD-dependent oxidoreductase, which translates to MQSLNALPSNDGPTLTLGIPGFSFEDLYRPRGLRRLSEHFDAQLAKDDPELFQTFDAYRKSGGKGVEGSAESELLIRVARHVGTFVSQLFGVEAESDRLARSLKSELPLFDFKREFITRRVFKKGATDRPALAEYPSLDARMRLMLSLAFPEALASDDVERALAESLLTLMDLERVFSGSAGNLPPLTPEQSEALRARWTGLRAALLSAPEGKEAFGSSLVQQGSDEAELQSVRNLLSLADRWTYARALHPEMKELFHKWPTHRVPKPLVFDQLVQLERPDANMPEAMQGSDHHLRYRDGFKLTDPRGTQREVMGEVDYCVICHERKKDSCSSGFVAKDPVAEGHTYKKNPLGIPLTGCPLDERISEAHALKREGRSVGALAMVMLDNPMCPGTGHRICNDCMKACIFQKQEPVNIPLAETGTLTEVLGLPWGFEIYGLLTRWNPLNVRRPYALPYVGRNVLVVGMGPAGYTLAHYLVNEGFGVVGIDGLKIEPFPDELVGRNGKKLMPIHDWRAITRELDERIQEGFGGVSEYGITVRWDKNFLTLLHLTLERRENLRIYGGIRFGGTLTIEDAWKMGFDHLAIAAGAGKPTIIGMKNNLIRGIRKASDFLMALQLTGAFKRDSLTNLQVRLPAIVIGGGLTGIDTATELMAYYPVQVEKTLNRHEQLVAELGEEAVLARLDAEEKATYLTFLEHGRAVRAERESAKAEGRAPDFIRLVRGWGGVSLVYRRGLTESPAYRLNHEEVSKALEEGIRFIERMSPVEALADEKGAVRALRFERMVTKEGKLRGSGEFFEMPARTVCVAAGTAPNVTYEKEYPGTFELDDNKEYFRSYELAESPEGFSLSEVQPVEDIGAKVGFFTSYRKEGHFVSYFGDNHPTYAGNVVKAMASAKDGYPEVARLYAKEVAALDFDDELAQARRDEKLAAHFGKLDEALLARVVTVNRLTPTIVEVVVKAPFAAQHFEPGQFYRLQNFERTATVVDGVRLTMEGLALTGAWVDKEKGLMGTIVLEMGSSSRLCAALKPGEPVVVMGPTGAPTEIAHNETVLLVGGGLGNAVLFSIARSLRAAGCKVVYFAGFRQRADVFKHEEIEASTDQVVWSVDAGDLIEPRRPQDSSFRGNVVQAMLAYAKGELSTQPLVSFSQVDRIIAIGSDRMMRAVQEARHGVLQPYLKPEHEAIGSINSPMQCMMKEICAQCLQRHVDPKTGKETWVFSCFNQDQRLDQVDFANLNQRLRGNTVLEKMSDLYLAQLLKKAPGLRRV; encoded by the coding sequence ATGCAATCCTTGAACGCTCTTCCTTCCAACGACGGCCCCACGCTGACCCTCGGCATTCCCGGCTTCAGCTTCGAGGATCTCTACCGTCCGCGCGGGCTGCGCCGCCTGTCCGAGCACTTCGACGCCCAGCTCGCCAAGGACGATCCCGAGCTCTTCCAGACCTTCGACGCCTACCGCAAGTCGGGCGGCAAGGGCGTCGAGGGCTCCGCCGAGTCGGAGCTGCTCATCCGCGTGGCGCGCCATGTGGGGACCTTCGTGTCGCAGCTCTTCGGCGTCGAGGCCGAGTCGGACCGGCTGGCGCGCTCGCTCAAGAGCGAGCTGCCCCTGTTCGACTTCAAGCGCGAGTTCATCACCCGCCGCGTCTTCAAGAAGGGCGCCACGGATCGCCCCGCGCTCGCCGAGTACCCGTCGCTGGACGCGCGCATGCGGCTGATGCTCTCGCTGGCCTTCCCCGAGGCGCTCGCGAGTGACGACGTGGAGCGCGCGCTGGCCGAGTCGCTGCTCACGCTGATGGACCTGGAGCGGGTGTTCTCCGGCAGCGCCGGCAACCTGCCGCCCCTCACCCCCGAGCAGTCCGAGGCGCTGCGCGCCCGGTGGACGGGCCTGCGCGCCGCGCTGCTGTCGGCGCCCGAGGGCAAGGAGGCGTTCGGCTCCAGCCTGGTGCAGCAGGGCTCGGATGAGGCGGAGCTGCAGTCGGTGCGCAACCTGCTGTCGCTGGCGGACCGCTGGACGTACGCGCGCGCGCTGCATCCGGAGATGAAGGAGTTGTTCCACAAGTGGCCCACGCACCGGGTGCCCAAGCCGCTGGTGTTCGATCAGCTCGTGCAGCTCGAGCGGCCGGACGCGAACATGCCCGAGGCCATGCAGGGCTCGGATCACCACCTGCGCTACCGCGACGGCTTCAAGCTGACGGACCCACGCGGCACCCAGCGCGAGGTGATGGGCGAGGTGGACTACTGCGTCATCTGCCACGAGCGCAAGAAGGACTCGTGCTCCTCGGGCTTCGTGGCGAAGGATCCGGTGGCCGAGGGCCACACGTACAAGAAGAACCCGCTGGGGATTCCGCTCACCGGCTGCCCGCTGGACGAGCGCATCTCGGAAGCGCACGCGCTCAAGCGCGAGGGCCGCTCGGTGGGCGCGCTGGCCATGGTGATGCTGGACAACCCCATGTGCCCGGGCACCGGCCACCGCATCTGCAACGACTGCATGAAGGCCTGCATCTTCCAGAAGCAGGAGCCGGTGAACATCCCCCTGGCGGAGACGGGCACGCTCACCGAGGTGCTGGGCCTGCCCTGGGGCTTCGAGATCTACGGCCTGCTCACGCGCTGGAATCCGCTCAACGTGCGCCGTCCGTACGCGCTGCCGTACGTGGGCCGCAACGTGCTCGTGGTGGGCATGGGCCCGGCGGGCTACACGCTCGCGCACTACCTGGTGAACGAGGGCTTCGGCGTGGTGGGCATCGACGGCCTGAAGATCGAGCCCTTCCCGGACGAGCTGGTGGGCCGCAACGGCAAGAAGCTCATGCCCATCCACGACTGGCGCGCCATCACCCGGGAGCTCGACGAGCGCATCCAGGAGGGCTTCGGCGGCGTGTCCGAGTACGGCATCACCGTGCGCTGGGACAAGAACTTCCTGACCCTGCTCCACCTGACGCTCGAGCGGCGCGAGAACCTGCGCATCTACGGCGGCATCCGCTTCGGTGGCACGCTGACCATCGAGGACGCGTGGAAGATGGGCTTCGATCACCTCGCGATCGCCGCGGGCGCGGGCAAGCCCACCATCATCGGGATGAAGAACAACCTCATCCGGGGCATCCGCAAGGCGAGCGACTTCCTCATGGCGCTGCAGCTCACGGGCGCCTTCAAGCGCGACTCGCTCACCAACCTGCAGGTGCGCCTGCCGGCCATCGTCATCGGCGGTGGCCTCACCGGCATCGATACCGCCACGGAGCTGATGGCGTACTACCCGGTGCAGGTGGAGAAGACGCTCAACCGGCACGAGCAGCTCGTGGCGGAGCTGGGCGAGGAGGCGGTGCTCGCGCGGCTGGACGCCGAGGAGAAGGCGACCTACCTCACCTTCCTGGAGCATGGCCGGGCGGTGCGCGCCGAGCGCGAGAGCGCCAAGGCCGAGGGCCGGGCGCCGGACTTCATCCGGCTGGTGCGCGGCTGGGGCGGCGTGAGCCTGGTGTACCGCCGGGGCCTCACCGAGTCGCCCGCCTACCGCCTCAACCACGAGGAGGTGTCCAAGGCGCTCGAGGAGGGCATCCGCTTCATCGAGCGCATGAGCCCGGTGGAGGCGCTGGCGGACGAGAAGGGCGCGGTGCGGGCGCTGCGCTTCGAGCGCATGGTGACGAAGGAGGGCAAGCTGCGCGGCAGCGGCGAGTTCTTCGAGATGCCCGCGCGCACGGTGTGCGTGGCGGCCGGCACGGCGCCCAACGTCACCTACGAGAAGGAGTACCCGGGCACCTTCGAGCTGGACGACAACAAGGAGTACTTCCGCAGCTACGAGCTGGCGGAGTCGCCCGAGGGCTTCTCGCTCTCGGAGGTGCAGCCGGTGGAGGACATCGGCGCGAAGGTGGGCTTCTTCACCTCGTACCGCAAGGAGGGCCACTTCGTCTCCTACTTCGGAGACAACCACCCCACCTACGCGGGCAACGTGGTGAAGGCCATGGCGAGCGCGAAGGATGGCTACCCCGAGGTGGCGCGGCTGTACGCGAAGGAAGTGGCGGCGCTGGACTTCGACGACGAGCTGGCGCAGGCGCGGCGTGACGAGAAGCTGGCCGCGCACTTCGGCAAGTTGGACGAGGCGTTGCTCGCGCGTGTGGTGACGGTCAACCGGCTCACGCCCACCATCGTGGAGGTGGTGGTGAAGGCGCCCTTCGCCGCGCAGCACTTCGAACCCGGCCAGTTCTACCGGCTGCAGAACTTCGAGCGGACGGCGACGGTGGTGGACGGGGTGCGCCTCACCATGGAGGGCCTGGCGCTCACGGGCGCGTGGGTGGACAAGGAGAAGGGGCTCATGGGCACCATCGTGCTGGAGATGGGCTCCTCGTCCCGGCTGTGCGCGGCGCTCAAGCCGGGCGAGCCTGTGGTGGTGATGGGTCCCACGGGCGCCCCCACGGAGATTGCCCACAACGAGACGGTGCTGCTGGTGGGCGGAGGCCTGGGCAACGCGGTGCTCTTCTCCATCGCGCGCTCGCTGCGCGCGGCCGGGTGCAAGGTGGTGTACTTCGCCGGCTTCCGTCAGCGCGCGGACGTCTTCAAGCACGAGGAGATCGAGGCCTCCACGGACCAGGTGGTGTGGTCGGTGGACGCGGGCGACCTCATCGAGCCGCGGCGTCCCCAGGACTCGTCCTTCCGGGGCAACGTGGTGCAGGCGATGCTCGCCTACGCCAAGGGCGAGCTGAGCACCCAGCCCCTGGTCTCCTTCAGCCAGGTGGACCGCATCATCGCCATCGGCTCGGACCGGATGATGCGCGCGGTGCAGGAGGCCCGGCACGGCGTGCTCCAGCCCTACCTCAAGCCCGAGCACGAGGCGATCGGCTCCATCAACTCGCCCATGCAGTGCATGATGAAGGAGATCTGCGCGCAGTGCCTGCAGCGGCACGTGGATCCGAAGACGGGCAAGGAGACGTGGGTGTTCTCCTGCTTCAACCAGGATCAGCGGTTGGATCAGGTGGACTTCGCCAACCTGAACCAGCGGCTGCGCGGCAACACGGTCCTGGAGAAGATGTCGGACCTGTACCTGGCGCAGCTTCTCAAGAAGGCGCCGGGTCTGCGCCGCGTGTAG